The proteins below are encoded in one region of Triticum aestivum cultivar Chinese Spring chromosome 1B, IWGSC CS RefSeq v2.1, whole genome shotgun sequence:
- the LOC123084925 gene encoding PGR5-like protein 1A, chloroplastic codes for MAAAAAPVAPGNGRLGRPRAPRVGLRVYAAGAAAGEGEGPSCLYVGPIETASQEMLEALYRQARDSYYSGQPLIVDDMFDKVELKLRVYGSPSVVKYPRCSLKRQSAYADAEEDHSMFMALSSIWTLLLLLGTSAFLVPSFYTLSLAFGDAFGARSLFSGAKSLDGITRVNHMVLIGLGYLIGYPVASASVGALQGLLTNNVVALKGSCPNCGEQVFAFVKTDKSIKAPHKAECHVCECPLEYRTKVERSLSGPRRSWVYGRVYMVKQGHPRKRRWIKD; via the exons atggccgccgccgccgccccggtggCCCCCGGGAACGGGCGCCTCGGCCGGCCGCGGGCGCCCAGGGTGGGGCTGCGCGTGtatgcggcgggggcggcggcgggggagggggaggggccgtcGTGCCTCTACGTCGGGCCCATCGAGACCGCCAGCCAGGAGATGCTCGAGGCGCTCTACCGCCAG GCCAGGGATTCCTACTACAGCGGCCAGCCTCTGATTGTCGACGACATGTTCGACAAAGTTGAG CTGAAGCTCCGGGTCTACGGCTCCCCGTCGGTCGTAAAATACCCCCGCTGCAGCCTCAAGCGACAGTCGGCGTACGCGGACGCCGAG GAGGACCACTCGATGTTTATGGCACTGTCGAGCATCTGGACGCTGCTGCTCCTGCTCGGCACCTCGGCGTTCCTGGTTCCGAGCTTCTACACTCTGAGCCTGGCGTTCGGCGACGCGTTCGGAGCAAGGTCTCTCTTCTCCGGTGCTAAGTCCCTTGACGGGATAACGAGGGTGAACCACATGGTTTTGATTGGACTAGGCTATCTGATTGGCTATCCGGTTGCATCCGCGTCGG TTGGTGCATTGCAAGGCCTGTTGACAAACAATGTGGTTGCACTAAAAGGCTCTTGCCCAAACTGTGGCGAGCAG GTCTTTGCATTCGTGAAGACGGATAAGTCCATTAAAGCACCCCACAAGGCAGAATGCCATGTCTGTGAGTGCCCGTTGGAGTACCGTACTAAAGTCGAG AGATCTCTGTCTGGACCTAGAAGAAGCTGGGTTTACGGCCGGGTTTATATGGTGAAGCAAGGGCATCCTAGAAAAAGGAGATGGATAAAAGACTAG